A region of Asticcacaulis excentricus DNA encodes the following proteins:
- the glmU gene encoding bifunctional UDP-N-acetylglucosamine diphosphorylase/glucosamine-1-phosphate N-acetyltransferase GlmU, with protein MSQNRKRAAIILAAGQGTRMKSTLPKVLHRVAGRAMMDLAIDAAEGLNCERIIVVVGAHSPQVGDSARQRLGADSVVVQDPPLGTGHAVLAAKAALSDFDGQVVVSYADCPLIDTQTLKTVFDLAKTADLAVLGFEAADPGAYGRLVIEGTDDLSAIVEAKEATAEQLAIRACNSGVLAADRATLFALLDEVRNDNAKGEYYLTDVVGIAKGRGLKPKVCFVAEEDVTGVNSQVELAAAEAIWQSRRRKALMLNGVTMPAPETVFLSWDTHIAPGVVVEPNVVFAEGVSVASGAVIRAFSHLEGASVAEGALIGPYARLRPGADIGKDVHIGNFVEVKNVRIGEGAKANHLSYLGDGEVGAKANIGAGTIFCNYDGYFKHRTIIGEGAFVGSNASLVAPVTVGAGAITGSGSVITEDVPADALAFERSRQTEKAGWARAFRERKAAEKAAQKKG; from the coding sequence ATGAGCCAAAACCGCAAACGCGCCGCCATCATTCTGGCGGCTGGACAGGGCACGCGCATGAAATCGACGCTGCCCAAGGTGCTGCACCGGGTGGCCGGTCGGGCCATGATGGACCTGGCCATCGATGCGGCCGAAGGGCTGAACTGTGAGCGCATCATTGTCGTGGTCGGGGCCCATTCGCCGCAGGTCGGCGACAGCGCGCGTCAGCGTCTGGGGGCCGACAGCGTGGTGGTGCAGGACCCGCCGCTGGGGACGGGTCATGCGGTGTTGGCGGCCAAGGCGGCGCTCAGCGATTTCGATGGTCAGGTCGTGGTCTCCTATGCCGATTGCCCGCTGATCGACACGCAGACGCTCAAGACCGTGTTCGATCTGGCCAAGACCGCCGATCTGGCGGTTCTGGGTTTTGAGGCCGCCGATCCGGGGGCCTATGGCCGTCTGGTCATCGAAGGAACGGACGACCTCAGCGCCATTGTCGAGGCCAAGGAGGCGACGGCGGAACAACTGGCTATCCGCGCTTGCAATTCCGGCGTGCTGGCGGCGGATCGCGCCACCCTGTTCGCCCTGCTGGACGAAGTGCGTAACGACAATGCCAAGGGCGAATATTACCTGACCGACGTGGTGGGCATCGCCAAGGGCCGTGGGTTGAAACCCAAGGTCTGTTTCGTAGCTGAAGAGGATGTCACGGGCGTCAATTCTCAGGTCGAACTGGCGGCGGCCGAAGCCATCTGGCAATCGCGCCGCCGCAAGGCCCTGATGCTGAACGGCGTGACCATGCCTGCGCCGGAGACCGTCTTCCTGTCGTGGGACACGCACATCGCGCCGGGCGTGGTGGTTGAGCCCAATGTCGTCTTTGCCGAAGGGGTGAGCGTTGCCTCAGGGGCGGTGATCCGCGCCTTTTCGCACCTTGAGGGGGCCAGCGTTGCCGAAGGGGCGCTGATCGGTCCCTATGCCCGCCTGCGTCCGGGGGCCGATATCGGCAAGGATGTGCACATTGGCAATTTTGTCGAGGTGAAGAACGTCAGGATCGGTGAGGGGGCCAAGGCCAATCACCTCAGCTATCTGGGCGACGGCGAGGTCGGCGCGAAGGCCAATATCGGCGCGGGCACCATCTTCTGTAATTATGATGGCTATTTCAAGCACCGCACGATCATCGGCGAAGGGGCCTTTGTCGGCTCTAACGCCTCGCTGGTTGCGCCGGTGACGGTGGGGGCCGGGGCCATCACCGGATCGGGTTCGGTGATTACGGAGGATGTGCCCGCTGACGCGCTGGCCTTTGAGCGTTCGCGCCAGACCGAAAAGGCCGGATGGGCTAGGGCCTTCCGTGAACGCAAGGCGGCGGAAAAAGCCGCCCAAAAGAAAGGTTAA
- the rpiA gene encoding ribose-5-phosphate isomerase RpiA encodes MSADTQKQAAGLAAIDHIENGMKVGLGTGSTAAWFVKAVADAVQGGLKLTLVSTSNQTTHLAQSLGLEIRDINDVGKLDVCVDGADEIGAGLALIKGGGGALLREKLIWEMADRCIVIADAAKHVATLGAFALPIEVEPFAYKGTINRICDVLSEFDIAKLPVLRKKGGEPFVTDGGNLIFDVPCGAILDPSGLASALKATTGVVDHGLFLDLADIALIGTDSGVDILHP; translated from the coding sequence ATGTCCGCCGATACCCAGAAACAGGCCGCCGGGCTGGCCGCCATTGACCATATCGAAAACGGCATGAAGGTCGGGCTTGGGACCGGCTCCACGGCCGCCTGGTTCGTCAAGGCCGTGGCCGACGCCGTGCAGGGCGGGCTGAAGCTGACGCTCGTTTCCACCTCGAACCAGACGACGCATCTGGCGCAGTCTCTGGGGCTGGAGATCAGGGATATCAACGATGTGGGCAAGCTGGATGTCTGCGTCGATGGCGCGGACGAAATTGGGGCCGGGCTGGCCCTGATCAAGGGCGGCGGCGGCGCGCTTTTGCGGGAAAAGCTGATCTGGGAAATGGCCGACCGCTGTATCGTCATCGCCGATGCGGCCAAGCACGTGGCCACGCTGGGGGCCTTTGCCTTGCCGATCGAGGTCGAGCCCTTTGCCTATAAGGGTACGATCAACCGCATCTGCGACGTGCTGAGCGAGTTTGACATCGCCAAATTGCCGGTTTTACGGAAAAAAGGCGGTGAGCCCTTTGTGACCGACGGCGGCAATCTTATCTTTGACGTGCCGTGCGGGGCGATCCTTGATCCTTCCGGACTGGCCAGCGCGCTGAAAGCCACCACGGGGGTCGTCGATCACGGCCTGTTCCTCGATCTGGCTGACATTGCGCTGATCGGCACCGATAGCGGCGTCGATATCCTCCATCCGTAA
- the gor gene encoding glutathione-disulfide reductase, producing MSTFDYDLFVLGAGSGGVRAARLSAQLGLKVGVAEGDKPGGTCVVRGCVPKKFMVYASEVPEQVAYARGFGWEAQTGRFDWTKFRNANLAEVSRLSDIYAANLVKAGADLIPAWAKLTGPHTLHLTPTNGDAPYEVTAKTILIAVGGQPFVPEAVEGHELAISSNDMFLLDKLPKSIAIVGGGYIAVEFAGVMNGFGVDTHILYRGDQILRAFDQEVREHLTQEIGKKGIKVMCHADPKKLEKTDKGIKITLTDDTELTVDQVLYATGRRPHTDGLGLTEVGVELDRDGAVVVDAYSRTAVEHIFAVGDVTNRCNLTPVAIREAVAFVETAFKDNPTAYDYANIPTAVFSQPQIGTVGLTEQDAVARGIRVDIYTARFRPMKTSFVAGESRTLMKLIVDHKTDVVLGAHMVGPDSAEIIQMAGIAVKAGLTKAQWDATCAVHPTAAEEFVTLRDKRMA from the coding sequence ATGTCCACATTCGACTATGATCTTTTTGTGCTGGGGGCCGGCTCTGGCGGGGTGCGCGCGGCGCGGCTGAGCGCGCAACTGGGCCTCAAGGTCGGCGTGGCCGAAGGCGACAAGCCGGGCGGCACCTGCGTGGTGCGCGGCTGCGTCCCCAAAAAGTTCATGGTCTATGCCTCCGAAGTGCCGGAGCAGGTGGCCTATGCGCGCGGCTTTGGCTGGGAGGCGCAGACGGGCCGCTTCGACTGGACCAAGTTCCGCAATGCCAATCTGGCTGAGGTGTCGCGCCTGTCGGACATCTATGCCGCCAATCTGGTCAAGGCCGGGGCGGACCTGATCCCCGCCTGGGCGAAGCTCACCGGGCCGCATACGCTGCACCTGACGCCGACCAATGGCGACGCCCCCTATGAGGTGACCGCCAAAACCATCTTGATCGCCGTCGGGGGTCAGCCCTTCGTGCCGGAAGCGGTCGAAGGGCATGAATTGGCCATCAGCTCCAACGACATGTTCCTGCTGGATAAACTGCCGAAGTCCATCGCCATCGTCGGCGGCGGCTATATCGCCGTTGAGTTTGCCGGTGTCATGAACGGCTTTGGCGTCGATACGCACATCCTCTATCGCGGCGATCAGATCCTGCGCGCCTTCGATCAGGAGGTGCGCGAGCACCTGACGCAGGAGATCGGCAAGAAGGGCATCAAGGTCATGTGCCACGCCGACCCCAAAAAACTGGAAAAAACCGATAAGGGTATAAAAATTACCCTCACCGATGACACCGAACTGACGGTCGATCAGGTGCTCTATGCCACCGGCCGCCGTCCGCATACGGACGGGCTGGGCCTGACCGAGGTTGGGGTTGAGCTGGACCGCGACGGGGCCGTGGTGGTCGATGCCTATTCGCGCACCGCGGTTGAGCATATCTTTGCGGTGGGCGACGTCACCAATCGCTGCAACCTGACGCCCGTGGCCATCCGTGAGGCCGTGGCCTTTGTCGAGACGGCGTTCAAAGACAATCCGACGGCCTATGACTACGCCAATATCCCCACGGCGGTGTTTTCGCAGCCGCAGATAGGTACGGTGGGCCTCACCGAACAGGACGCCGTGGCGCGTGGTATCCGCGTCGATATCTATACGGCGCGTTTCCGTCCCATGAAGACGAGCTTTGTGGCGGGCGAAAGCCGCACGCTTATGAAGCTGATCGTCGATCACAAGACCGATGTGGTGCTGGGCGCGCACATGGTCGGGCCGGACTCGGCGGAAATCATCCAGATGGCCGGTATCGCCGTGAAGGCGGGCCTGACCAAGGCCCAGTGGGACGCTACCTGCGCCGTCCACCCAACAGCAGCGGAAGAGTTCGTCACGCTCAGGGACAAGCGGATGGCGTAA
- a CDS encoding HAD-IA family hydrolase, giving the protein MTTLPDLSGYGIAFDLDGTLVETAPDIIGTLNAILAEYDVPPFPYEAARSLVGRGARSLIQRGFAAANVPLSEEAELPMVGRFLDLYRDRIDQESHAFPGLEAALDQLSAAGATLAVCTNKPTALSELLLTRLGLIGRFGSVRGADSVPLKKPDADHLKACADDLNLPLEKMLLIGDSETDYLTAQNAGVPCVLVSFGYCDTPMEAMSPAALIDHFDELPTAIASILR; this is encoded by the coding sequence ATGACGACCCTTCCTGACCTCAGCGGATACGGTATCGCCTTCGATCTCGATGGCACGCTGGTGGAAACCGCGCCGGACATTATCGGCACGCTGAACGCCATTCTGGCCGAATACGACGTGCCGCCCTTCCCTTACGAAGCGGCGCGCAGTCTGGTCGGGCGCGGGGCGCGCTCATTAATCCAGCGCGGCTTTGCGGCAGCCAATGTGCCGCTCAGCGAAGAGGCCGAACTGCCCATGGTCGGGCGCTTTCTCGACCTCTATCGCGACCGCATTGATCAGGAAAGCCACGCCTTTCCGGGGCTTGAGGCCGCTCTGGATCAACTGAGCGCCGCGGGCGCGACGCTCGCCGTCTGTACCAACAAGCCGACGGCCCTGTCGGAACTGCTGCTGACCCGGCTCGGCCTGATCGGGCGCTTCGGCTCGGTGCGCGGGGCGGATAGTGTGCCGCTCAAAAAGCCTGATGCCGACCACCTGAAGGCCTGCGCCGACGATCTGAACCTGCCGCTGGAAAAAATGCTGTTGATCGGCGATTCCGAAACCGACTATCTGACGGCGCAAAACGCGGGCGTCCCCTGCGTACTGGTGAGCTTCGGCTATTGCGATACGCCGATGGAGGCGATGTCACCCGCCGCCCTGATCGACCATTTCGACGAACTGCCCACAGCCATCGCCTCTATCCTGCGATAA